The Camelina sativa cultivar DH55 chromosome 16, Cs, whole genome shotgun sequence sequence NNNNNNNNNNNNNNNNNNNNNNNNNNNNNNNNNNNNNNNNNNNNNNNNNNNNNNNNNNNNNNNNNNNNNNNNNNNNNNNNNNNNNNNNNNNNNNNNNNNNNNNNNNNNNNNNNNNNNNNNNNTTAATGCCATTATTTGCAGATCCTGTGGATATGTATAACAAAAACAGAGGGTTTTCCTTGGGTATAAATGTGTGTTCTGATTTGGTTAGCACTCTGTGCGATGAAGAAATGGGAATTGAGGAGCCTGAAAAGAAGTTCTGGAAACACAAATAGCCTTTAAAGCGGCGGCACAAGGAGATGGTAGCGGGATTATCGAATCAGCAATACGCTGATCTTCAAGATTATTGAAGTAAGAAAATGATATTATCAGAACAGAGTGCTAACCAAATCAGAACACACATTTATACCCAAGGAAAACCCTCTGTTTTTGTTATGCATATCCACAGGATCTGCAAATAATGGCATTAAGAACAAAATTGCATTAAATCTCCCGTTTGCTCGGATCCATGGAGGACTGATCGTGTTATAATTTCATCTCCAGAGAGGTCAGTCTATAACAAGTTTCACACTTGCGTTTTTTTCTCTTCAGATTTTGTTCCAAAATCGCCGGATGATGAGTTTATTTCGTGATCACACCATAATTAGCTGAATTTCTTAGAAATTGCTATGatccttttgattttgaatgtaCCACCACAGAGTAACTGGTAAGGTGTTAGCGTCATTTTAAATAAGTGTCACTGTGTCAGGTGTAAagtctctgttttgtgtttatcttttgatagatatatatagctgatgtcttattattattattagtcttTTGGTTCACAGATGTTGATGGATGCTGAAGCTAACGTACAACCAACAAAGCAAGATCGATCGAGAAAGAGATGGACTCcgtttcttgacaaggttttagcTGACTTGGTGGTTAAACAGATCCAATCAGGAAACAGACATAACAACGTTTTCGATAGCAAAACATGGAATAACATACGCCGTGAATTCAACGAGCAGACGGAGCTTAACTTCAACAATGTTCAATTGAGGAAACATCTTGCTGTTCTGAGACAACGCTATAACACTCTTGAATCATCTCATNNNNNNNNNNNNNNNNNNNNNNNNNNNNNNNNNNNNNNNNNNNNNNNNNNNNNNNNNNNNNNNNNNNNNNNNNNNNNNNNNNNNNNNNNNNNNNNNNNNNNNNNNNNNNNNNNNNNNNNNNNNNNNNNNNNNNNNNNNNNNNNNNNNNNNNNNNNNNNNNNNNNNNNNNNNNNNNNNNNNNNNNNNNNNNNNNNNNNNNNNNNNNNNNNNNNNNNNNNNNNNNNNNNNNNNNNNNNNNNNNNNNNNNNNNNNNNNNNNNNNNNNNNNNNNNNNNNNNNNNNNNNNNNNNNNNNNNNNNNNNNNNNNNNNNNNNNNNNNNNNNNNNNNNNNNNNNNNNNNNNNNNNNNNNNNNNNNNNNNNNNNNNNNNNNNNNNNNNNNNNNNNNNNNNNNNNNNNNNNNNNNNNNNNNNNNNNNNNNNNNNNNNNNNNNNNNNNNNNNNNNNNNNNNNNNNNNNNNNNNNNNNNNNNNNNNNNNNNNNNNNNNNNNNNNNNNNNNNNNNNNNNNNNNNNNNNNNNNNNNNNNNNNNNNNNNNNNNNNNNNNNNNNNNNNNNNNNNNNNNNNNNNNNNNNNNNNNNNNNNNNNNNNNNNNNNNNNNNNNNNNNNNNNNNNNNNNNNNNNNNNNNNNNNNNNNNNNNNNNNNNNNNNNNNNNNNNNNNNNNNNNNNNNNNNNNNNNNNNNNNNNNNNNNNNNNNNNNNNNNNNNNNNNNNNNNNNNNNNNNNNNNNNNNNNNNNNNNNNNNNNNNNNNNNNNNNNNNNNNNNNNNNNNNNNNNNNNNNNNNNNNNNNNNNNNNNNNNNNNNNNNNNNNNNNNNNNNNNNNNNNNNNNNNNNNNNNNNNNNNNNNNNNNNNNNNNNNNNNNNNNNNNNNNNNNNNNNNNNNNNNNNNNNNNNNNNNNNNNNNNNNNNNNNNNNNNNNNNNNNNNNNNNNNNNNNNNNNNNNNNNNNNNNNNNNNNNNNNNNNNNNNNNNNNNNNNNNNNNNNNNNNNNNNNNNNNNNNNNNNNNNNNNNNNNNNNNNNNNNNNNNNNNNNNNNNNNNNNNNNNNNNNNNNNNNNNNNNNNNNNNNNNNNNNNNNNNNNNNNNNNNNNNNNNNNNNNNNNNNNNNNNNNNNNNNNNNNNNNNNNNNNNNNNNNNNNNNNNNNNNNNNNNNNNNNNNNNNNNNNNNNNNNNNNNNNNNNNNNNNNNNNNNNNNNNNNNNNNNNNNNNNNNNNNNNNNNNNNNNNNNNNNNNNNNNNNNNNNNNNNNNNNNNNNNNNNNNNNNNNNNNNNNNNNNNNNNNNNNNNNNNNNNNNNNNNNNNNNNNNNNNNNNNNNNNNNNNNNNNNNNNNNNNNNNNNNNNNNNNNNNNNNNNNNNNNNNNNNNNNNNNNNNNNNNNNNNNNNNNNNNNNNNNNNNNNNNNNNNNNNNNNNNNNNNNNNNNNNNNNNNNNNNNNNNNNNNNNNNNNNNNNNNNNNNNNNNNNNNNNNNNNNNNNNNNNNNNNNNNNNNNNNNNNNNNNNNNNNNNNNNNNNNNNNNNNNNNNNNNNNNNNNNNNNNNNNNNNNNNNNNNNNNNNNNNNNNNNNNNNNNNNNNNNNNNNNNNNNNNNNNNNNNNNNNNNNNNNNNNNNNNNNNNNNNNNNNNNNNNNNNNNNNNNNNNNNNNNNNNNNNNNNNNNNNNNNNNNNNNNNNNNNNNNNNNNNNNNNNNNNNNNNNNNNNNNNNNNNNNNNNNNNNNNNNNNNNNNNNNNNNNNNNNNNNNNNNNNNNNNNNNNNNNNNNNNNNNNNNNNNNNNNNNNNNNNNNNNNNNNNNNNNNNNNNNNNNNNNNNNNNNNNNNNNNNNNNNNNNNNNNNNNNNNNNNNNNNNNNNNNNNNNNNNNNNNNNNNNNNNNNNNNNNNNNNNNNNNNNNNNNNNNNNNNNNNNNNNNNNNNNNNNNNNNNNNNNNNNNNNNNNNNNNNNNNNNNNNNNNNNNNNNNNNNNNNNNNNNNNNNNNNNNNNNNNNNNNNNNNNNNNNNNNNNNNNNNNNNNNNNNNNNNNNNNNNNNNNNNNNNNNNNNNNNNNNNNNNNNNNNNNNNNNNNNNNNNNNNNNNNNNNNNNNNNNNNNNNNNNNNNNNNNNNNNNNNNNNNNNNNNNNNNNNNNNNNNNNNNNNNNNNNNNNNNNNNNNNNNNNNNNNNNNNNNNNNNNNNNNNNNNNNNNNNNNNNNNNNNNNNNNNNNNNNNNNNNNNNNNNNNNNNNNNNNNNNNNNNNNNNNNNNNNNNNNNNNNNNNNNNNNNNNNNNNNNNNNNNNNNNNNNNNNNNNNNNNNNNNNNNNNNNNNNNNNNNNNNNNNNNNNNNNNNNNNNNNNNNNNNNNNNNNNNNNNNNNNNNNNNNNNNNNNNNNNNNNNNNNNNNNNNNNNNNNNNNNNNNNNNNNNNNNNNNNNNNNNNNNNNNNNNNNNNNNNNNNNNNNNNNNNNNNNNNNNNNNNNNNNNNNNNNNNNNNNNNNNNNNNNNNNNNNNNNNNNNNNNNNNNNNNNNNNNNNNNNNNNNNNNNNNNNNNNNNNNNNNNNNNNNNNNNNNNNNNNNNNNNNNNNNNNNNNNNNNNNNNNNNNNNNNNNNNNNNNNNNNNNNNNNNNNNNNNNNNNNNNNNNNNNNNNNNNNNNNNNNNNNNNNNNNNNNNNNNNNNNNNNNNNNNNNNNNNNNNNNNNNNNNNNNNNNNNNNNNNNNNNNNNNNNNNNNNNNNNNNNNNNNNNNNNNNNNNNNNNNNNNNNNNNNNNNNNNNNNNNNNNNNNNNNNNNNNNNNNNNNNNNNNNNNNNNNNNNNNNNNNNNNNNNNNNNNNNNNNNNNNNNNNNNNNNNNNNNNNNNNNNNNNNNNNNNNNNNNNNNNNNNNNNNNNNNNNNNNNNNNNNNNNNNNNNNNNNNNNNNNNNNNNNNNNNNNNNNNNNNNNNNNNNNNNNNNNNNNNNNNNNNNNNNNNNNNNNNNNNNNNNNNNNNNNNNNNNNNNNNNNNNNNNNNNNNNNNNNNNNNNNNNNNNNNNNNNNNNNNNNNNNNNNNNNNNNNNNNNNNNNNNNNNNNNNNNNNNNNNNNNNNNNNNNNNNNNNNNNNNNNNNNNNNNNNNNNNNNNNNNNNNNNNNNNNNNNNNNNNNNNNNNNNNNNNNNNNNNNNNNNNNNNNNNNNNNNNNNNNNNNNNNNNNNNNNNNNNNNNNNNNNNNNNNNNNNNNNNNNNNNNNNNNNNNNNNNNNNNNNNNNNNNNNNNNNNNNNNNNNNNNNNNNNNNNNNNNNNNNNNNNNNNNNNNNNNNNNNNNNNNNNNNNNNNNNNNNNNNNNNNNNNNNNNNNNNNNNNNNNNNNNNNNNNNNNNNNNNNNNNNNNNNNNNNNNNNNNNNNNNNNNNNNNNNNNNNNNNNNNNNNNNNNNNNNNNNNNNNNNNNNNNNNNNNNNNNNNNNNNNNNNNNNNNNNNNNNNNNNNNNNNNNNNNNNNNNNNNNNNNNNNNNNNNNNNNNNNNNNNNNNNNNNNNNNNNNNNNNNNNNNNNNNNNNNNNNNNNNNNNNNNNNNNNNNNNNNNNNNNNNNNNNNNNNNNNNNNNNNNNNNNNNNNNNNNNNNNNNNNNNNNNNNNNNNNNNNNNNNNNNNNNNNNNNNNNNNNNNNNNNNNNNNNNNNNNNNNNNNNNNNNNNNNNNNNNNNNNNNNNNNNNNNNNNNNNNNNNNNNNNNNNNNNNNNNNNNNNNNNNNNNNNNNNNNNNNNNNNNNNNNNNNNNNNNNNNNNNNNNNNNNNNNNNNNNNNNNNNNNNNNNNNNNNNNNNNNNNNNNNNNNNNNNNNNNNNNNNNNNNNNNNNNNNNNNNNNNNNNNNNNNNNNNNNNNNNNNNNNNNNNNNNNNNNNNNNNNNNNNNNNNNNNNNNNNNNNNNNNNNNNNNNNNNNNNNNNNNNNNNNNNNNNNNNNNNNNNNNNNNNNNNNNNNNNNNNNNNNNNNNNNNNNNNNNNNNNNNNNNNNNNNNNNNNNNNNNNNNNNaaaaaaaaaaaaaaaaaaaaaatcaaatctctctAAATTAGTTTAAAGTCGGTGGAGTATCAAGCGGGATTTCAGAtctatctaattttttttttcctttgtttagattttttttttgtgttagtaTATTAACTCAAGGTTGTATTTATTCATTAATGTTAATTATAAGGTGAATAATTACAGCTTTACCCCTTTTAACTTTAAAGGAAGCANACAAACGGTATGCGTCCGAGCCACATAGTAAAGCGTCAAGACCTCCGTGAAGTCGAGCTGACCGTCCCCATTTTGGTCAAGCGTCGGAAACATCTCGGGATGGAAGCTAGCTAAACCGGCGGTTTTACCCAAGAAGTCGGTATACTCACGAAGGCTGACACGGCCGTTACCGTCAACGTCCATTGCCCGGAAAAACTGACGTGCCAAATTCTTTTGTTCCTCGGTGCCGTTGTTGTAATAAGCAACCGCCGCTTCCCGGAGCTCTTCCATTATTGATGAGATTGTTGAGAGAGATAAGTGAGAATGGAGAATATGTGATGTGAATGAATggattttatatatgtgaatgGAGAATATCTTGTTTAAGGTACATGCATGTGTGTGGATGTTATGAAGAGGAGACTTGCTTAAGTCAAAATGATCAATGACttttaacaaaatgaaaaaatatatattttttataattatttagaggaaaattttatattagtaCATCTACATAATTATATACATCAACccagactttttaaaataataatacatcaatTCTTGTNTTACTTACTTTTATCCTCTTTAGGTTCAAGCATTATGTTTTACTGAAGGAAatgctgttttttttcttaaacactTGGGTCACACAGGTACAGCCTAGGAGTGAGCCGGTTAATGTTAAGGACTGTCCCATTTATGAGCAGCTTTGCACTATATTTGGTGATGATTCCGTTGATGGTAGATATGCTCAGTCAAGTCACTTTGAAGGATTAGAAGAATCCATGGCAAATCAATCCTCAGAGAATATATCAACACCAATCTTAGCGCAAGCAGACACAAACTTGGTAGatagaaaaaggaagagagaaccTGATTCAAAGACCACTTTAGGACCGAGCCATATTGATCAAGCAGCATTGGGAAAAATGGCAGGTGCTTTGTCAGACATGGTGACTGCTTTGAGGTCAAGGATGGCTGATTCCGTAACGCAAGAGGACAGATTTAGTATCACAAACTGTATCAATGTGCTTGACGAGATAGAGAACGTGGGCGAAGGCGTCTACTATGCAGCTTTAGACCTTTTTGAGAACCCTGGTCTTAGAGAGACTTTCCTATCTCTTAAAAGTAACAAGTCACGGTTGACTTGGTTACAAGCCAAATGCAGGAAACTTTCTCCGTCAGTTTCAATGGTAGGTTGACTTCAAGCTATACATATGTATGTAGCTAGCTCATTGTTGTTGCAATTAAAAACCAATAGAATTGGTCTTTTGTAGAGATTTGTTTTGGTTGCTGATTGATGACAGAGGGAAAATAGTATCAGCTTTAAGATGAAAGATACATGTTGTTCTGTCATGTTACTTCATTACAACAGAAGAAACATTTTGATTGATCTCTTTGATACAACATGTTGTTCTGTCATATGCTTGGTGAACAAAACAGTATTGTACAATGAAGAAATGTGAGAAGGGAGGAAAAAGAGATACTTTGATCTGTTTTCCCTAGTGCAAAGACATTTAGTCATCGTCCTTGAACTCCCTGACCATATacgaaaaagaagagaataaaaaagTCGTGAGTATCTATCTCTACAATGtgcaacaaaacaaacagagtagctttgaattatcatatagtACCTTCGATCAAGGTATCGAGGTTGAACACCAGAGCCTTGACAAGTAGTGCAAGTTAAAGAACCAGCACCATCACAGTTGATGCAGTTAGAGACTTCTTTCTCTCCACCACCAAGCTCTACTGTCACATTACCACTTCCCACACACAATCTACATTTCTCTGCTccacaaattaaacaaacagcatcaacaaaaacaacaactttaatAGAGAGTATATAAGAGAGTAATAAGAGAAGCAATAATAAAAACGTACGAGCTCCGGTTCCATTGCAGGGAAAACAAGGTTGAGTATTCTCTCGCTTAGACTAAACCGAGAAGTTGTGTTagaaaaatgcaaacaattccAATCGATTGAATCGAGAAGTGAATCTGAAGACTTACGGCATTGTCGATTTGAGTTTCGTAGAACACAGGGATTCCAATTCCTAACGCGACACTAGCTACGCCAACAGATATTGCGACTACCTATATATATTACGAAAACCCAAAATTGAGAATCAAATTGAAGTTGTGAGAAGAGAGAATAAAGAGGATGAGAATCAAAAGACCGTGTTGGGATCGAGTTCAGCTTTGATTCGTGGATAAGATGGAGACCGGAGATTCTTCGCGGGGAATGAAGACGGAGTGAAATTGATTGGACGGTGGATGAACGGAGAGTGAAGAATACGAGGCGGAGACGGAGCTGAAACTGGCATTTCGGTTTCGATGTTGTGTGGAAAGCTATGGAGAACGATAGCTTAAGCGCGCGCGAAGATGagaggatgaggaggaagaagatgaaccaGTGGTTTTCGGTTAATCTCAGCCACCAGATGTTTAATCATTAGCGGCTAAGATTTATTCACGTGGCTTTATCCCATTtcagtaaaagaaaattttcttttatccaTTATTTCGAAGAGGGAGCAATCAGGTGCGAAAAAGATACGGTACACCCTCTGATTAAAAGTAGAAGATCGTAACCGTCAGATAAAAATCCAACGGCTGCTAAACCTTTTTTCAAAGTTGTTTGTTTACGTATTATATGGAGCCCGCAACGCACTGTTTCAAGTTAAAACTGTCAAGCagagaacaaaatatatatttacgaGAAAAAAGGATTCGCAAGTCACTATCCCGATACGATACGATCATACCGTTTTTGCTTCTCCTTTCCCGCAAGTCACTGTCCGTAACCGTCGCCTGCCGCATCATCACGTCGTCTCATAAGATAGGTATATATGTTATGGTTTCAATCGTCTTAAAACGTTGCATTTTATCAATGCTTAGTGTCTCGTTTTCGAAATTTGGATATAGTGATCATCATATAATTTTGATTCAGCAGAttcgtttgttgtttttgtaatatgtttagCAGGTGATCACAATGATTGGATCGTTTCTGACAAGAGGGCTTTTGTATGTTACTCAATAACTATAAtttgatctcttcttttgtGTTCCTAGAAACAGTTGtataatcaaacaaattaattaatgaattttttaattattgacaGAATGGTGTTTGGATATGCGTATCCTGCTTATGAGTGTTACAAGACGGTGGAACTCAACAAGCCTGAGATTGAACACCTTCAGTTCTGGTGCCAatattggtatatatatatatgataaccGTCTTAATGTCTTATATATACTTCTTTTCTTGATCTCTATCCTTAAAGGTTCCTAAATCTTGCTTGTTTCTTCCTCGTAAAACATCTTTGTAGGATTATTGTAGCTGTTTTAACGATTTCCGAACGAGTTGGTGATGCTCTTGTTTCCTGGTAAGTTACTTGTTATTGGTTTTTTAGTACTTTTGTtagtaacaaatatatattttcactgTTCTTATTATACTTTGCTTTCATTGTGAAGGTTACCAATGTATAGCGAGGCCAAGTTGGCATTCTTTATTTATCTATGGTTCCCAAAGACCAAAGTAAGTAAAGCCAATGAGATTCAAAATTAATCTTTTGATTCAACTGGCTTTCTCTCTAATTTGATATCCTCATGTGTGTTTACCTTTTCAGGGAACCACATATGTGTACGATTCTTTCTTCAGGCCATACATCTCAAAGCATGAAGATGAAATTGACCGCAGCTTGATAGAGGTACGGACTAGAGCTGGGAATATGGCAATGATATATC is a genomic window containing:
- the LOC104751447 gene encoding putative HVA22-like protein g isoform X1, which translates into the protein MIGSFLTRGLLMVFGYAYPAYECYKTVELNKPEIEHLQFWCQYWIIVAVLTISERVGDALVSWLPMYSEAKLAFFIYLWFPKTKGTTYVYDSFFRPYISKHEDEIDRSLIEVRTRAGNMAMIYLQKAINHGHTRFFEILQYISEQSTPKSKSEEKKQTTTPEVDDPILKVKENEATK
- the LOC104751446 gene encoding protein disulfide-isomerase LQY1, chloroplastic, translated to MPVSAPSPPRILHSPFIHRPINFTPSSFPAKNLRSPSYPRIKAELDPNTVVAISVGVASVALGIGIPVFYETQIDNASKRENTQPCFPCNGTGAQKCRLCVGSGNVTVELGGGEKEVSNCINCDGAGSLTCTTCQGSGVQPRYLDRREFKDDD
- the LOC104751447 gene encoding putative HVA22-like protein g isoform X2; its protein translation is MIGSFLTRGLLMVFGYAYPAYECYKTVELNKPEIEHLQFWCQYWIIVAVLTISERVGDALVSWLPMYSEAKLAFFIYLWFPKTKGTTYVYDSFFRPYISKHEDEIDRSLIEVRTRAGNMAMIYLQKAINHGHTRFFEILQYISEQSTPKSKSEIFAIFFYL